A window of bacterium contains these coding sequences:
- a CDS encoding acylphosphatase has protein sequence MHVRAFVSGRVQGVGFRYFTQHAARRLGLDGYVRNLPDGRVEVFAEGGRRALESLVSTLRQGPAGAWVRDVQAEWTDASDGASVVPGTREFCIR, from the coding sequence ATGCATGTCCGCGCGTTCGTCTCGGGACGGGTACAGGGCGTGGGGTTTCGGTATTTCACGCAGCACGCAGCCCGGCGTCTCGGGCTCGATGGCTACGTCCGCAACCTGCCGGACGGTCGCGTGGAAGTATTCGCGGAGGGCGGTCGGCGCGCGCTGGAGTCCCTGGTGTCCACGTTGCGCCAAGGGCCCGCGGGTGCGTGGGTGCGCGACGTCCAAGCGGAGTGGACCGACGCGTCGGACGGCGCAAGCGTCGTCCCGGGCACGCGGGAGTTTTGTATCCGTTAG